In Schistosoma mansoni, WGS project CABG00000000 data, supercontig 0313, strain Puerto Rico, whole genome shotgun sequence, the following are encoded in one genomic region:
- a CDS encoding rhodopsin-like orphan GPCR,putative has protein sequence MLSEYCPLNHSSHYVANGFIWYFFSWYMITSNIIGIIFSSLCFLVLLKHPRVFASTTRAWFITLTASDFFILLIAANDMYAEVIFTHMYHIILGNIFGRYTCLIRVITIVCLLWTSNLLQTGLSIERLASVISPLKTRIIFTGRVTRFTISLLITFSCLSGIFITIVSSKPSSSNIFIITNDNIANHLHNNNTITNYTIDYEALVSSVIASLVRRQRRKRNRLTRISSIVQKRNRSIGYNRESRASLLLLTMNIITLLTNPLFLLFELFDGEGSEGRTAAKLTGDLCISWTLRQFFNSLIYFGNQNNWILYLAFGARFRIHIVNMLMCRGGRQRKHCPDKPKLTISEIPLDASTHLLNLDYPRNSSQNDTLQLTSSNNMLHCNLDGV, from the exons atgttatcAGAATATTGTCCATTAAATCATTCAAGTCATTATGTTGCTAATGGATTTATATGGTATTTCTTTTCATGGTATATGATTACATCAAATATTATTGGTATTATATTTAGTAGTTTATGCtttttagttttattaaaaCATCCACGTGTATTTGCCTCAACAACACGTGCATGGTTTATTACATTAACAGCTagtgatttttttatattattaattgCTGCTAATGATATGTATGCTGAAGTTATATTTACTCATATGTATCATATCATATTAGGTAATATATTTGGACGTTATACATGTTTAATACGAGTGATAACCATTGTATGTTTATTATGGACATCAAATTTATTACAAACTGGTTTATCTATAGAACGTTTAGCATCAGTGATATCACCATTAAAAACTCGGATCATATTTACAGGGAGAGTAACACGTTTTACAATTAGTTTATTAATAACCTTTTCATGTTTATCTGGTATATTCATAACAATAGTATCATCGAAACCATCTTcttcaaatatttttattataaccaATGATAATATTGCTAATCatcttcataataataatactattactaatTATACAATAGATTATGAAGCATTAGTATCAT CTGTAATAGCTTCATTAGTACGTCGTCAACGTCGTAAACGTAATCGTTTAACACGTATTTCATCAATTGTTCAAAAAAGAAATCGTTCTATTGGATATAATCGTGAAAGTCgtgcatcattattattacttacaatgaatattataaCATTATTAACTAatccattatttttattatttgaattatttgatgGTGAAGGTAGTGAAGGTAGAACAGCAGCAAAACTTACTGGTGATTTATGTATATCATGGACATTGAGACaattttttaattcattaatttattttggTAATCAAAATAATTGGATATTATATTTAGCATTTGGTGCACGTTTTCGTATTCATATTGTAAATATGTTAATGtgtcgaggtggtagacaaagAAAACATTGTCCTGATAAACCTAAATTGACAATTTCTGAAATTCCATTAGATGCTAGTACACATTTATTAAATTTAGATTATCCAAGAAATAGTAGTCAAAATGATACATTACAATTAACTTCATCAAACAATATGTTGCATTGTAATTTAGATGGTGTTTAA